One genomic window of Diospyros lotus cultivar Yz01 chromosome 8, ASM1463336v1, whole genome shotgun sequence includes the following:
- the LOC127807918 gene encoding pentatricopeptide repeat-containing protein DOT4, chloroplastic produces MLLMAKIVATNLWVSPICHCQTEDYIRCNNGFVSFQQSSRISLVSSDSYRSCAAIKASWLLNQTISQPVTDCNTHILKFCQVSNLKMAMDLLCKSQKSELELATYCSVLQLCADLKSLQNGRKVHSIIESNGLEIESVLGSKLVFMYLSCGDLAEGRRIFNKIRNEKVFLWNMIINEYAKIGDFEESILLFEWMQQLGVEANSYTFSCVLKCFAAKGSVGEGEQVHGYLLRLGFGSYTAVVNSLIGFYFKCGKTESARKLFDELTDQDVITWNSMISGYVANGLAESGVEVFIEMLSLGIGIDLATIVNVLAACANLGTILVGRALHAYAIKAGFSEEVKINNTLLNMYSKCGDIDSANQVFKSMPERSIVSWTSMIAGYARDGRSDKAMALFREIKTEGIKPDMFAVTTILDACACSGSLESGKEVHDYITENDMLLNISVSNALIHMYAKCGSMEDAHSIFTQMPIKDIISWNTMIGGYSKNSLPDKALELFVSVQPEIKPDNVTMTSILPACSSLAALDRGREIHGHILRNGFYSDKYVANALVDMYVKCGALVLARSLFDMIPVKDLVSWTVMVAGYCMHGFGSEAMATFNEMRRTCVVNPNEVSFVSILYACSHSGLLDEGWRFFNIMRNECNIEPKLEHYSCMVDLLACTGKLSKAYRFIETMPIEPDATIWGALLRGCRIHHDVKLAEKVAERVFELEPIKTGNYVLLANIYAEAETWEKVKSLKEKISQRGVRKNQGCSWIEIRGKVHIFVAGYNSHPEAKKIESLLKKIRMKMKKECCIPKLRYALMNADNIEKEVAHCGHTEKLAMAFGMLSLPPDRAIRLTKNVRVCGDCHEMAKFMSKSFGREIVLRDSNRFHHFKEGSCSCRG; encoded by the coding sequence aTGTTATTGATGGCCAAAATCGTAGCAACCAATTTATGGGTCTCTCCAATTTGTCACTGCCAAACAGAAGATTATATCAGATGTAACAATGGATTTGTTTCCTTTCAACAATCGTCAAGAATTTCTCTTGTATCTTCCGATTCTTATAGGTCTTGTGCCGCCATTAAGGCCTCTTGGTTGCTAAATCAAACCATAAGTCAACCAGTGACAGATTGCAACACCCACATTCTCAAGTTCTGCCAAGTGAGTAACCTGAAAATGGCCATGGACTTGCTTTGCAAGTCTCAAAAATCTGAGCTTGAGTTGGCAACTTACTGTTCCGTCCTGCAGCTTTGTGCTGATCTCAAGTCTCTGCAAAATGGTAGGAAGGTTCACTCAATTATTGAATCTAATGGCCTTGAAATTGAATCTGTTTTGGGTTCAAAACTTGTCTTTATGTATCTGAGTTGTGGGGATTTAGCAGAGGGGAGGAGAATTTTCAACAAGATTAGAAATGAAAAGGTTTTTCTATGGAACATGATAATAAATGAGTATGCAAAGATTGGTGATTTTGAAGAAAGTATACTTCTGTTTGAATGGATGCAGCAATTGGGAGTTGAAGCAAATTCATATACTTTTTCTTGTGTTTTGAAGTGTTTTGCAGCCAAAGGAAGCGTAGGGGAAGGTGAACAGGTTCATGGATATTTGTTGAGATTGGGATTTGGTTCTTATACTGCGGTTGTGAATTCTCTAATTGGATTTTACTTCAAATGTGGTAAAACTGAAAGCGCACGTAAGCTGTTTGATGAATTGACTGACCAAGATGTAATAACTTGGAATTCCATGATAAGCGGGTATGTGGCCAACGGCCTTGCTGAGAGCGGAGTTGAGGTTTTCATAGAGATGCTGAGTTTGGGAATTGGCATAGATTTGgctacaattgtcaatgtccttGCAGCTTGTGCCAATCTTGGTACCATTTTGGTGGGTAGAGCCCTTCATGCTTATGCAATAAAAGCCGGATTCAGCGAGGAAGTCAAAATTAACAACACTTTGCTGAACATGTATTCGAAATGTGGTGACATTGATAGTgcaaatcaagtttttaagaGCATGCCTGAAAGAAGCATTGTGTCATGGACCTCGATGATTGCTGGATATGCTAGAGATGGTCGATCAGACAAGGCGATGGCATTGTTCCGTGAAATCAAAACGGAAGGCATTAAACCAGATATGTTTGCCGTCACAACCATCCTTGATGCTTGTGCTTGTAGTGGCTCGTTGGAGAGTGGTAAGGAAGTGCATGATTACATCACGGAAAACGACATGCTGTTAAATATATCTGTCTCTAATGCTCTGATTCACATGTATGCTaaatgtggaagcatggaagaTGCTCACTCTATTTTCACTCAGATGCCTATCAAGGACATTATCTCATGGAATACCATGATTGGAGGCTACTCAAAGAACTCCCTTCCTGACAAAGCACTCGAACTGTTTGTATCCGTGCAACCGGAAATCAAGCCCGATAATGTAACAATGACCTCTATCCTTCCAGCTTGTTCCAGCCTAGCTGCTTTAGATAGAGGTAGGGAGATTCACGGTCACATTTTGAGAAATGGGTTCTATTCAGATAAATATGTTGCTAATGCGCTTGTGGACATGTATGTGAAATGTGGTGCATTAGTTCTTGCAAGGTCACTCTTTGATATGATTCCTGTGAAGGACTTGGTCTCTTGGACAGTTATGGTGGCCGGATATTGCATGCATGGTTTTGGAAGTGAAGCTATGGCTACCTTCAACGAGATGAGACGAACATGTGTTGTTAACCCCAATGAAGTCTCTTTTGTTTCTATTCTCTATGCTTGCAGCCATTCAGGACTGCTTGACGAAGGCTGGAGATTCTTCAATATTATGAGAAATGAATGTAATATAGAGCCCAAGTTGGAACACTATTCTTGTATGGTAGATCTTCTAGCGTGCACAGGGAAATTATCAAAAGCATATAGGTTCATTGAGACAATGCCCATTGAGCCAGATGCTACAATCTGGGGTGCTTTGCTTCGCGGGTGCAGAATCCACCATGATGTAAAACTAGCAGAGAAAGTTGCAGAACGAGTCTTTGAATTAGAGCCAATTAAAACAGGGAATTATGTACTTCTAGCAAATATATATGCAGAGGCAGAGACGTGGGAAAAAGTGAAAAGTCTGAAGGAGAAAATCAGCCAGCGTGGAGTGAGGAAGAACCAAGGGTGTAGCTGGATAGAGATCAGAGGAAAAGTTCATATCTTTGTTGCTGGGTATAATTCACACCCTGAGGCCAAAAAGATAGAGTCATTGTTAAAGAAGATaagaatgaagatgaagaaagaaTGCTGTATACCAAAACTGAGGTATGCTTTGATGAATGCAGATAACATAGAGAAGGAAGTAGCTCATTGTGGCCATACTGAAAAGTTGGCCATGGCCTTTGGGATGTTGAGCTTGCCTCCAGATCGAGCCATACGTCTCACGAAAAATGTTAGAGTATGTGGTGATTGTCATGAGATGGCCAAATTCATGTCCAAGAGCTTCGGTAGGGAGATTGTCTTGAGAGATTCCAATCGCTTCCACCATTTCAAGGAGGGGTCATGTTCTTGCAGAGGATAG
- the LOC127807919 gene encoding receptor-like protein 51, which produces MALPLFFAAILLSLLLPIAAAAAAAAAPEAPAAPAPEPPAKSPAAPAPSTSPKPAPSTHSTLDPKQLRALQSLNLPTSKDPCSRPPPPALHNATLCDAGAPFRHLISLRLSNCSDDVELSTTALKSLSTLTSLQFLNCPVTPIRFPAELASNLRSFTCIDSLKRLTGVWLSRLQNLTDLTVSGVVVNTSGPAIIIGPMKKLQSLTISHANLSGLLPKHWHLNLTHIDLAGNKLRGKIPSSLTRLENLQFLNLSSNELEGEMPSSFGDLLSLQNVSLASNSLSGSVPESIAAIPSLVHLDLGSNQLNGTIPKFISDIKDLKYLNLEKNNFNGIMPFNASFIKRLAVFKIGGNTNLCYNHSTISPKVKLGIAPCDKHGLPLSPPPAHSSGDSSDDGESSDDDYNLEDDSSKHKKESHGPNKVVLGVAIGLSSVVFLIIFLVLISKCCR; this is translated from the coding sequence ATGGCACTACCTCTATTCTTCGCCGCCatcctcctctctctcctcctccccATCGCTGCCGCTGCTGCTGCAGCCGCCGCCCCCGAGGCCCCCGCGGCCCCCGCTCCCGAGCCTCCGGCCAAATCTCCGGCTGCCCCAGCCCCATCCACCTCCCCAAAACCAGCTCCTTCCACTCACTCAACTCTGGACCCAAAACAACTCAGAGCCCTACAGTCCCTAAACCTCCCCACCTCCAAGGATCCCTGCTCCCGCCCGCCGCCGCCGGCCCTCCACAACGCCACCCTCTGCGATGCTGGCGCCCCTTTCCGCCACCTCATCTCCCTGCGCCTCTCCAACTGCTCCGACGACGTCGAGCTCTCCACCACTGCCCTCAAGTCCCTCTCCACCCTCACCTCCTTACAATTCCTTAACTGCCCCGTCACCCCCATCCGCTTCCCCGCCGAGCTCGCCTCCAACCTCCGCTCCTTCACCTGCATCGACAGCCTCAAACGCCTCACCGGCGTTTGGCTCAGCCGCCTCCAGAACCTCACCGACTTGACTGTCTCCGGCGTCGTCGTCAACACTAGTGGCCCCGCTATCATCATCGGACCCATGAAAAAACTCCAATCTTTGACCATTTCTCACGCAAATCTCTCCGGGTTACTCCCAAAACACTGGCATCTGAACCTTACCCACATTGATTTGGCCGGCAACAAGCTCAGAGGCAAGATACCCAGTTCCCTAACCCGGCTTGAAAACCTCCAGTTCTTGAATCTCTCTTCCAATGAGCTCGAAGGAGAGATGCCCAGTTCGTTTGGAGATTTATTATCTCTACAAAACGTTTCTCTGGCATCCAATTCTTTGTCTGGTTCGGTCCCTGAATCAATTGCGGCTATCCCGTCTCTGGTTCACCTCGATCTGGGTTCCAATCAGCTCAATGGAACAATCCCGAAGTTCATTTCGGACATCAAAGACTTGAAGTACCTGAATCTTGAGAAGAACAACTTCAATGGGATAATGCCATTTAACGCCTCGTTCATTAAGAGATTGGCCGTGTTCAAGATTGGTGGCAACACCAACCTTTGCTACAACCATTCAACCATTTCTCCCAAAGTGAAGCTCGGGATTGCTCCCTGTGACAAGCACGGGCTGCCCCTTTCGCCGCCGCCGGCGCACAGCTCCGGCGACAGTAGCGACGACGGCGAAAGCTCCGATGATGATTACAATTTGGAAGATGATAGTAGTAAGCACAAGAAAGAGTCTCACGGGCCAAATAAGGTTGTTCTTGGAGTGGCAATTGGGCTCTCGTCAGTAGTCTTTCTCATTATCTTCTTGGTGCTCATCTCCAAATGCTGTCGATAA
- the LOC127807920 gene encoding SAP-like protein BP-73 isoform X1 has translation MLGDWECESNPFSRHSSGSLKFSGRYGCMFVPSLSFAICLLLRQTQAGETLLVPESLFNLAEIADGPSLFAARKDFSQLTVFSIRAGGNQKGRPSQKNAAPGRTTKKDTTQSSDGKSPNSANQEEIIALFRRIQSSISKGDSTINKRRSSNSSQDKPSAESVLEVLRQSRKQVKGEETSRGNRTLTRKRGGLLQKEKKVQEYPSEAEFKLTRPPSNFVKRSPIPFPSNPRKKAAEQTIETSAGETEFKIFEKMKLTELKEVAKTRGIRGYSKLKKRELVELLGSYT, from the exons atgctaGGGGATTGGGAATGTGAATCTAATCCATTTTCTCGGCATTCCTCTGGGTCGCTCAAATTTTCCGGAAGGTATGGATGCATGTTTGTACCCTCGCTTTCTTTTGCCATCTGTCTCCTCCTCCGGCAAACCCAGGCTGGGGAAACCCTTCTCGTCCCTGAAAG CTTGTTCAATTTGGCAGAGATTGCAGATGGCCCTTCACTGTTTGCCGCTCGAAAGGATTTTTCTCAGTTAACTGTCTTCAGCATAAGAGCTGGTGGAAACCAAAAAGGCCGGCCTTCTCAAAAGAATGCAGCCCCTGGAAGAACAACAAAGAAGGATACAACTCAATCATCAGATGGTAAATCACCCAACTCAGCAAACCAAGAAGAGATAATTGCTCTTTTTCGACGCATTCAATCTTCAATATCCAAAGGAGATTCAACTATTAATAAGAGGAGAAGTTCCAATTCGTCTCAGGATAAGCCCTCAGCGGAATCAGTTCTGGAAGTTCTTCGCCAATCCAGAAAGCAAGTAAAAG GGGAAGAAACTTCGAGAGGGAATAGAACATTGACCCGGAAGAGAGGTGGCCTTCtacaaaaagagaagaaagtgcAGGAGTATCCTTCAGAAGCAGAGTTTAAGCTTACTCGGCCGCCATCAAACTTTGTGAAGAGGTCCCCGATTCCATTTCCATCCAACCCAAGGAAAAAGGCTGCCGAGCAAACGATTGAAACGAGTGCTGGCGAGACAGAGTTCAAAATATTTGAGAAGATGAAGCTTACGGAACTTAAAGAAGTGGCCAAGACTAGAGGAATTAGAGGTTACTCGAAACTGAAGAAGAGAGAGCTTGTGGAGTTGCTAGGGTCCTATACATAA
- the LOC127807541 gene encoding probable LRR receptor-like serine/threonine-protein kinase At5g45780 isoform X1, translated as MGLLLGLAFLVLLLWVAAVEGSDSLLSPKGVNYEVAALMSMKSKMTDERHVLDGWDINSVDPCTWNLVACSPEGFVVSLEMASTGLSGTLSPSIGNLSHLQTMLLQNNQLSGSVPSEIGKLSELVTLDLSGNQLSGEIPSSLGFLTCLNYFCRRLSRNNLSGQIPGPVANLTGLSFLDLSFNNLSGPTPKILAKGYSITGNSFLCSSSSAQICMNGAKPVNVTFSDRKGSNHRRWVISAVVGVSCTFVVSVMLLVCWVHWYRSRLLFTSYVQQDYDFDIGHLKRFSFRELQIATSNFSPKNILGQGGYGVVYKGYLPNRTIVAVKRLKDPNFTGEVQFQTEVEMIGLALHRNLLRLYGFCMTANERLLVYPYMPNGSVADRLRDTGREKPSLDWNKRMHIALGAARGLLYLHEQCNPKIIHRDVKAANILLDDSFEAVVGDFGLAKLLDLRDSHVTTAVRGTVGHIAPEYLSTGQSSDKTDVFGFGILLLELITGQKALDAGNGQVQKGMILEWVRTLYEEKRLEVLVDRDLKGCFSAEELEKTVELALDCTRSSPNLRPKMSQALKVLESIAGQPGQMEESHGGNNIEGRTCSFARNYIDVHEESSFIMEPIELSGPR; from the exons ATGGGGCTTCTTCTGGGGCTGGCTTTCTTGGTTCTTCTGCTCTGGGTTGCTGCCGTTGAAGGTTCTGACAGCCTCCTCTCTCCCAAGGGTGTTAACTATGAAG TGGCTGCGTTGATGTCTATGAAGAGTAAAATGACAGATGAACGCCACGTGCTTGATGGCTGGGATATAAATTCTGTTGATCCCTGCACTTGGAACTTGGTTGCTTGCTCTCCTGAAGGCTTTGTGGTTTCCCT TGAAATGGCCAGTACGGGTTTGTCAGGTACACTTTCGCCGAGTATTGGAAACTTGAGCCACCTTCAGACAAT GTTATTGCAAAACAACCAATTGTCTGGTTCTGTTCCATCTGAGATTGGGAAACTTTCAGAATTGGTAACCCTTGACCTTTCTGGTAATCAGCTCAGTGGTGAAATTCCAAGCTCTTTGGGTTTCTTGACCTGTCTAAATTACTT TTGCAGGCGACTTAGCAGGAACAATTTATCTGGACAGATTCCTGGACCTGTTGCAAATCTTACAGGTCTATCATTCTT GGACTTGTCATTTAATAACCTCAGCGGTCCTACTCCAAAAATACTGGCTAAAGGCTACAG TATTACGGGGAACAGCTTTCTCTGCTCTTCATCTTCAGCACAAATTTGCATGAATGGTGCAAAGCCTGTCAATG TCACATTTTCAGATCGGAAAGGTAGCAATCACCGTCGATGGGTTATATCGGCTGTGGTAGGAGTCAGTTGCACATTTGTGGTTTCTGTCATGCTGCTTGTCTGTTGGGTGCATTGGTACAGATCTCGCCTTCTATTTACATCATATG TGCAGCAGGATTATGACTTTGATATTGGTCATCTGAAGAGATTTTCATTCCGGGAACTGCAAATTGCTACGAGCAATTTCAGTCCTAAAAACATCTTAGGACAAGGTGGATATGGAGTTGTCTATAAAGGATATCTTCCAAACAGGACAATTGTGGCAGTCAAAAGGCTGAAGGATCCAAATTTTACTGGAGAAGTCCAGTTTCAGACTGAAGTCGAGATGATAGGCTTGGCTTTGCACCGGAACCTTCTGCGTTTATATGGCTTCTGCATGACAGCTAATGAGAGGCTACTTGTTTATCCTTATATGCCAAATGGAAGTGTTGCTGATCGCTTAAGAG ATACTGGGCGGGAGAAGCCATCTTTGGATTGGAACAAGCGCATGCATATTGCCCTTGGTGCTGCCCGTGGACTTCTCTACTTACATGAGCAATGCAATCCAAAAATAATTCACAGGGATGTGAAAGCTGCAAACATTCTTCTTGATGATAGCTTTGAAGCAGTAGTTGGGGATTTTGGCCTGGCTAAGCTGTTAGATCTGAGAGACTCACATGTCACAACTGCAGTGCGGGGTACTGTCGGACACATTGCACCAGAATATCTTTCAACTGGGCAATCTTCTGACAAAACTGATGTCTTTGGATTTGGCATACTGCTTTTGGAACTCATAACAGGACAAAAGGCATTAGATGCAGGAAATGGTCAAGTTCAGAAGGGAATGATCCTTGAATGG GTTCGAACCTTGTATGAGGAGAAAAGACTGGAGGTGCTGGTGGATAGGGATCTGAAGGGATGTTTTAGTGCTGAAGAGCTAGAAAAAACAGTAGAACTCGCCTTGGATTGTACTCGATCAAGTCCCAACCTCAGGCCAAAGATGTCACAGGCTTTGAAGGTCCTAGAAAGTATTGCTGGGCAACCCGGACAAATGGAGGAATCACATGGTGGAAACAACATCGAGGGTCGAACTTGTAGTTTCGCAAGAAACTACATTGATGTCCATGAAGAGTCTTCATTCATTATGGAACCCATTGAGCTTTCTGGGCCCAGGTGA
- the LOC127808649 gene encoding uncharacterized protein LOC127808649 — MGDESSDGQVIDVEVKPVDLGNPGNCKSPRNSIDQNHRGVSQTVIVMKSDEEGESRNGHSNGHSDVLRKIKDSKEDKKSCVIDVNCGVNRQFGEKLDGERVCRICHLSSDPSASETPPRLVTTATTSVTPVTDAKDGLMQLGCGCKDDLGIVHSTCAETWFKLKGYRQCEICGETARNVTGVGDYRFIEEWTEPSRSHAIAINLPDGRRRCCRGKPFCNFLMACLLIAFVLSWFFRVNML, encoded by the exons ATGGGCGATGAATCGAGTGATGGGCAGGTAATTGATGTGGAAGTGAAACCAGTTGATTTGGGCAATCCAGGGAATTGTAAGAGTCCGAGGAATTCAATTGATCAGAATCATCGTGGTGTTTCTCAGACTGTAATTGTGATGAAATCTGATGAGGAAGGGGAAAGCAGGAATGGACATTCAAATGGGCATTCAGATGTGTTGAGGAAAATAAAGGACTCAAAAGAGGATAAAAAATCTTGTGTTATTGATGTCAACTGTGGCGTAAATAGACAATTTGGCGAGAAGTTGGATGGGGAAAGGGTTTGTAGGATTTGCCATTTGAGTTCTGATCCCTCGGCATCCGAAACACCACCACGACTGGTGACAACTGCTACTACTAGTGTCACTCCGGTGACGGATGCCAAAGATGGTTTGATGCAGCTTGGTTGTGGATGTAAAGATGACCTCGGGATTGTGCATTCAACTTGTGCAGAAACCTGGTTTAAGCTTAAAGGGTACAG GCAGTGTGAAATTTGTGGTGAGACGGCAAGAAATGTTACAGGTGTTGGCGATTACAGATTTATTGAAGAGTGGACTGAGCCAAGCAGATCTCATGCTATCGCTATTAACTTGCCTGATGGGCGTAGAAGGTGTTGCCGGGGGAAGCCATTTTGTAACTTCCTCATGGCATGCCTGCTAATAGCCTTCGTGCTGTCGTGGTTCTTCCGTGTAAATATGTTATGA
- the LOC127807541 gene encoding probable LRR receptor-like serine/threonine-protein kinase At5g45780 isoform X2, translated as MGLLLGLAFLVLLLWVAAVEGSDSLLSPKGVNYEVAALMSMKSKMTDERHVLDGWDINSVDPCTWNLVACSPEGFVVSLEMASTGLSGTLSPSIGNLSHLQTMLLQNNQLSGSVPSEIGKLSELVTLDLSGNQLSGEIPSSLGFLTCLNYLRLSRNNLSGQIPGPVANLTGLSFLDLSFNNLSGPTPKILAKGYSITGNSFLCSSSSAQICMNGAKPVNVTFSDRKGSNHRRWVISAVVGVSCTFVVSVMLLVCWVHWYRSRLLFTSYVQQDYDFDIGHLKRFSFRELQIATSNFSPKNILGQGGYGVVYKGYLPNRTIVAVKRLKDPNFTGEVQFQTEVEMIGLALHRNLLRLYGFCMTANERLLVYPYMPNGSVADRLRDTGREKPSLDWNKRMHIALGAARGLLYLHEQCNPKIIHRDVKAANILLDDSFEAVVGDFGLAKLLDLRDSHVTTAVRGTVGHIAPEYLSTGQSSDKTDVFGFGILLLELITGQKALDAGNGQVQKGMILEWVRTLYEEKRLEVLVDRDLKGCFSAEELEKTVELALDCTRSSPNLRPKMSQALKVLESIAGQPGQMEESHGGNNIEGRTCSFARNYIDVHEESSFIMEPIELSGPR; from the exons ATGGGGCTTCTTCTGGGGCTGGCTTTCTTGGTTCTTCTGCTCTGGGTTGCTGCCGTTGAAGGTTCTGACAGCCTCCTCTCTCCCAAGGGTGTTAACTATGAAG TGGCTGCGTTGATGTCTATGAAGAGTAAAATGACAGATGAACGCCACGTGCTTGATGGCTGGGATATAAATTCTGTTGATCCCTGCACTTGGAACTTGGTTGCTTGCTCTCCTGAAGGCTTTGTGGTTTCCCT TGAAATGGCCAGTACGGGTTTGTCAGGTACACTTTCGCCGAGTATTGGAAACTTGAGCCACCTTCAGACAAT GTTATTGCAAAACAACCAATTGTCTGGTTCTGTTCCATCTGAGATTGGGAAACTTTCAGAATTGGTAACCCTTGACCTTTCTGGTAATCAGCTCAGTGGTGAAATTCCAAGCTCTTTGGGTTTCTTGACCTGTCTAAATTACTT GCGACTTAGCAGGAACAATTTATCTGGACAGATTCCTGGACCTGTTGCAAATCTTACAGGTCTATCATTCTT GGACTTGTCATTTAATAACCTCAGCGGTCCTACTCCAAAAATACTGGCTAAAGGCTACAG TATTACGGGGAACAGCTTTCTCTGCTCTTCATCTTCAGCACAAATTTGCATGAATGGTGCAAAGCCTGTCAATG TCACATTTTCAGATCGGAAAGGTAGCAATCACCGTCGATGGGTTATATCGGCTGTGGTAGGAGTCAGTTGCACATTTGTGGTTTCTGTCATGCTGCTTGTCTGTTGGGTGCATTGGTACAGATCTCGCCTTCTATTTACATCATATG TGCAGCAGGATTATGACTTTGATATTGGTCATCTGAAGAGATTTTCATTCCGGGAACTGCAAATTGCTACGAGCAATTTCAGTCCTAAAAACATCTTAGGACAAGGTGGATATGGAGTTGTCTATAAAGGATATCTTCCAAACAGGACAATTGTGGCAGTCAAAAGGCTGAAGGATCCAAATTTTACTGGAGAAGTCCAGTTTCAGACTGAAGTCGAGATGATAGGCTTGGCTTTGCACCGGAACCTTCTGCGTTTATATGGCTTCTGCATGACAGCTAATGAGAGGCTACTTGTTTATCCTTATATGCCAAATGGAAGTGTTGCTGATCGCTTAAGAG ATACTGGGCGGGAGAAGCCATCTTTGGATTGGAACAAGCGCATGCATATTGCCCTTGGTGCTGCCCGTGGACTTCTCTACTTACATGAGCAATGCAATCCAAAAATAATTCACAGGGATGTGAAAGCTGCAAACATTCTTCTTGATGATAGCTTTGAAGCAGTAGTTGGGGATTTTGGCCTGGCTAAGCTGTTAGATCTGAGAGACTCACATGTCACAACTGCAGTGCGGGGTACTGTCGGACACATTGCACCAGAATATCTTTCAACTGGGCAATCTTCTGACAAAACTGATGTCTTTGGATTTGGCATACTGCTTTTGGAACTCATAACAGGACAAAAGGCATTAGATGCAGGAAATGGTCAAGTTCAGAAGGGAATGATCCTTGAATGG GTTCGAACCTTGTATGAGGAGAAAAGACTGGAGGTGCTGGTGGATAGGGATCTGAAGGGATGTTTTAGTGCTGAAGAGCTAGAAAAAACAGTAGAACTCGCCTTGGATTGTACTCGATCAAGTCCCAACCTCAGGCCAAAGATGTCACAGGCTTTGAAGGTCCTAGAAAGTATTGCTGGGCAACCCGGACAAATGGAGGAATCACATGGTGGAAACAACATCGAGGGTCGAACTTGTAGTTTCGCAAGAAACTACATTGATGTCCATGAAGAGTCTTCATTCATTATGGAACCCATTGAGCTTTCTGGGCCCAGGTGA
- the LOC127807920 gene encoding SAP-like protein BP-73 isoform X2 has translation MDACLYPRFLLPSVSSSGKPRLGKPFSSLKEIADGPSLFAARKDFSQLTVFSIRAGGNQKGRPSQKNAAPGRTTKKDTTQSSDGKSPNSANQEEIIALFRRIQSSISKGDSTINKRRSSNSSQDKPSAESVLEVLRQSRKQVKGEETSRGNRTLTRKRGGLLQKEKKVQEYPSEAEFKLTRPPSNFVKRSPIPFPSNPRKKAAEQTIETSAGETEFKIFEKMKLTELKEVAKTRGIRGYSKLKKRELVELLGSYT, from the exons ATGGATGCATGTTTGTACCCTCGCTTTCTTTTGCCATCTGTCTCCTCCTCCGGCAAACCCAGGCTGGGGAAACCCTTCTCGTCCCTGAAAG AGATTGCAGATGGCCCTTCACTGTTTGCCGCTCGAAAGGATTTTTCTCAGTTAACTGTCTTCAGCATAAGAGCTGGTGGAAACCAAAAAGGCCGGCCTTCTCAAAAGAATGCAGCCCCTGGAAGAACAACAAAGAAGGATACAACTCAATCATCAGATGGTAAATCACCCAACTCAGCAAACCAAGAAGAGATAATTGCTCTTTTTCGACGCATTCAATCTTCAATATCCAAAGGAGATTCAACTATTAATAAGAGGAGAAGTTCCAATTCGTCTCAGGATAAGCCCTCAGCGGAATCAGTTCTGGAAGTTCTTCGCCAATCCAGAAAGCAAGTAAAAG GGGAAGAAACTTCGAGAGGGAATAGAACATTGACCCGGAAGAGAGGTGGCCTTCtacaaaaagagaagaaagtgcAGGAGTATCCTTCAGAAGCAGAGTTTAAGCTTACTCGGCCGCCATCAAACTTTGTGAAGAGGTCCCCGATTCCATTTCCATCCAACCCAAGGAAAAAGGCTGCCGAGCAAACGATTGAAACGAGTGCTGGCGAGACAGAGTTCAAAATATTTGAGAAGATGAAGCTTACGGAACTTAAAGAAGTGGCCAAGACTAGAGGAATTAGAGGTTACTCGAAACTGAAGAAGAGAGAGCTTGTGGAGTTGCTAGGGTCCTATACATAA